In the Fibrobacter succinogenes genome, CTTAATGTTTGGAGCAAGCTGAGTGCTCACGTCCGTCTGAGACGGCAAAACAGAAGATTCAGCGGGAACGAGTAGGACGTCATCAAACGTCAAAGCTTCTGGCAAAAGTTTCATAAAGTACCTCTTTTGCGCATTGAATATAGTAATTTTCGGCTTTAAATCCTAGCTCCAAACCGCTAGAAATGTGTAAAAAAGTGGTTATTCGTTAGCATTTTAAAAAGGGGGAAGCCTCCCCCTGGTTCGCACTACGTCGCTCTCCACCCCTTCGAACGGGCGCTCAGTCGCCGCCCCGTAACGCCCCGGCTACTTTCCGTTATAGCGTTCCATACACTTTTCGATGCCTAGCTTAAAATAGCATTCCACAAGCGCTGGGACCTTTGCAATCGCTTCGTCAAACTTCGGACGATCTTCGGGCGGGAACTTCGCCAGCACCCAATTGCTCAAATCAAATTTCGGCGGGCACTTGCCCACGCCAAAGCGGATACGCGGGAACTTGTCGCCCACATGCTCGATGATGTTGCGCAGCCCATTCTGGCCACCATGACTACCATTTGCACGGCAACGAATGCGGCCTACATCCAAATTAATATCGTCGCTAAACACGAGCAAGTGATCGACTTTGACCTTGTACCATGTCATCAGAGCCTGCACCGCTTCACCAGACAAATTCATGTAAGTTTGCGGTTTTACGAGGAGACATTCCTCTCCCGCAATGTTCACCTTCATGGTGAGCGCCTTGTGTTCGCTTTTCCAGTCCTTGCTAGAATCAGCGAGCTTTTCGACCGCCATAAAGCCAGCGTTATGATGCGTGTTAGAATACTGCGTTCCAGGATTCCCGAGACCAACAATAAGATACATGACAAGACCTATACGTTTTTAACTTATACGTTACTTAGCCCAAAGAACCTTCGGCCAGTCGTTGCCTTCTTCGCCAAGCATAAACAACGGCTTCATTTTCGAATCGAGCACAATCGTACGCGGCAAGCTGATTTCTTCATTTTCCTTGACGAGCCCAAACCCTTCCGTAAGGCGCTTAAACGGGTCGATTACAACAGTAAATACAGAAGCATTCAGCTTTTGGATCCATTTTTTTATGGATTCTTCATTTCGTTCGCCAATGTTCACAAGCACAACAGAAACTTTGTTCTTATTGAGCTCATCTACATTTTCGACCAAGCGCTTGATTCCCGCCCTGCAAGGGAGGCACCACGTTGCAAAATAGACCAGCGCTGTACGATCGCTCTTTTTCGCAATCTTTTCTAGATGTGTACGCGTAAACGGCACCAAGCTTTCTGAAAATTCACGAACGGCAAACCACGGCAACGAATCCGAAATGGCAGTCGGCAATTTCATCTTCTGCGATTTTTCAGGCAATGAAGCCGGAGCGGCAAAAGAAAACGACACCGCCAAAAACGCGACAAAAAGCAAAACGCGGATCATTTAAGTCTCCACTTGTCCAATTCTAAAATCCACTCTTCGAACCAATAGCCTTTAGCCACATTTTCATTCAAACGTTCCTGTGCTTCCTTGGCATCATAACGACCGTTTCCCTTGACTTTTGCATTGATGGTAAAGTACGATTCTCCATTACAACTCGAACCACTCAGGCTCAAGTTCGAAGAGCACGAAACACCAAGGCTCTTTTCAACACATTCTGCAGGCGAAACGCTCAACTTCAACAAAAGGCCGTTCGAGCAAGTCGCATTTCGCACCGGATACTTTGCCGAGATGCGTTCGAATACCAGGCGACGTTGCGAAGCCGTTGCATCGGAGCCGTTTTCATCTTGATAATAAAAAGCATACTGCGAACGGAAATCGTTGTACTTCAGCTGTGCAGAATCAAAGGCAGCCTTTACATCGCGACCAACATCCACTCCAAGTCCATGAAGAACATCTTCGACAGCCAGCGTACGCACATAAATTTCGCGGGCCGTTATAAACGCCTTGTTCTTAACAATCGGATGATTCTGCTCTTCAAAAGTCTTGAGGGCAAGCATTACGGAATCCTGCATGAGCGCAGCTTCCTTGACAAACGGCCTTGCCGCATCAGAGCGTTGCATACAAGCAATCACGCCATACTTTCCAGACTGCGTCAACGTCGCGATAGGCTTTGCATCCTGAGCATTTTGCAAGCGCGTAATCACTTGCGTTTTCGCCTCGAACGAAGACGTCAACGTTTCATTGCCCGAAGCATCCACATTCGCCTGTCGAGTTTGTTCCGTCTGCGCAATAACGACAGACTGGATTTTAGCCGAAATTTCCTTTTGCGCAATCACTAATGCGGCATTCGCATCAGTTGCAATTCCCATGCCACGCAAATCATCCGCATTCGGGCAAGCATAAGTCTGAAGCAAATCAGAAAGCGGCACTTGAGATTCAGCAGAAATCACCGTTTCTGCCTTTGAGGCGCTTTCCTGCGCTTCACCTTTTTGCAAAGAAGCCGTGGACTGAGCCGGCTCCATCTCGTCATAGGCATGCGATGCTCTCGCACGAATATCATCGGCATTCACGCTACGTTTGGCAGCAGATTCACTCCCCGCACAACCCAAAAGCATAACAAGACTGCCACAAAACAGTAACTTTAAGGATTTCATGCCGATAAATATAAATTTTTACAGACGCTTAGTGGTTCACCTGTACTGTATCAAGTTCACTGTACGCCTTAGCAGCATTCGCACGAATTTCATCCGTGTTTACGCTACGCTGTTGAGCAGGCGGTTCGGAACTAGCACAACCGATAAACGCAAGGAGTCCTATACAGAAAAGAATTTTCAAAGTTTTCATGTATAGGAATATAGCATTTTTGATGGCGAATAGACCACCCATTCTTTACTTCACGTTCACGCGTTTATAAAAAAGACCTGCCCCAATCAGGACAGGCCTCAAATTCGCTTTTTAGCTTGGTGCCAAAATTAGTTGGCAGCCGGAGCAGCAGCGGCAGCTTCAGCAGCCGGAGCAGCAGCAGCGTCCTTCTTCTTAGACTTAGAAGAAATTGAGAAGATAACGGTACGCGGAACAGAAGCGAGCTGAACGCCTTCCGGAAGCTTGAAGTCCTTAGCGTAGAAGGTCACGTTCGTTTCGAAGTTGGAGATATCCAATTCGAGAACAGACGGGATGCAAGCCGGCTTAGCAGCGAGCATGAGGTAACGAGCTTCCTGAGAGAAGATACCACCCTGAGTCTTAACACCAACCGGGAGACCGGAGAGCTTGACCGGGATACGAACCTTCACGAATTCGTCATCAGCGATCTTGATGAAGTCAACGTGAGTGATCTTCTGGGTGATAGCGTCCTTCTGGACACTGTAGACGATAGCCGGATTGCCAGCCTTGCCGTCGATTTCGAGGTCAAGAAGCGTGTAACGCTTGCCCGGAGCAAGAACCTTGCGGAGGTCGATTTCGCTTACTGCAATGTTCTTAGCTTCGATACCCTTACCATAATAGACGGCCGGAATCTGACCAGCCTTACGCAAACGAGCGTTTTCGCGGTTTGCACCTAGCACTCTCGAGGTAGCCTTGAGCGTTGTGAGTTCCATTGTATTATCTCCATTAGATAAAAAAAATTCATTGGGGTAGCTGGACTCGAACCAACGAATAACGGAATCAAAATCCGTTGTCTTACCACTTGACGATACCCCAATGGTGCGACAAAGATAGTAAAAAAATCTCTTTTGTCAAAGATAAATGCCTAAAAATTTTCAAAAAAAAAGAGCATTTTACAGAAATTTAGTTACTAGCTAATAGTTAGTAGTTACTAGAGGCTCTTTAGTTACTAGATACTAGTTAATAGTTACTAGAAAGAATCTTGCTGTAAAGTTCTAGTAACTTGCAACTTAGATTTTTTAACTGTGGCTCCGCCACCTACATAAGGTCATCCTCGCGAAGCGAGGATCCATACAATTCCAATTGCACTTACAGGATGTATGGATTCTCCTAGCGGAGAATGACTAGAGCCAACTCTTAACTGCGGCACCGTTGCCTACCGGTGCCAGAATTTCGTCACGGTCTGGTAGCGAGAAATCGGCTTTAGTGCTGCGTCTGCCTTTTCAGCAAGTTCCTTGGTCTTGAAAATTCCGAAAACAGACGCCCCCGAACCGGACATCAAGGCGACATCGGCTCCAAGTTCAATGAACTTTTGCTTCATCTCGGCGACAAGCGGGTGCGTCGGGAAAACGGAAATTTCAAAAGCGTTGAAACAAGAATCCGATTGCAAGAAGAGCGGTGCTGCGGACTCGGACGGAGCTGAAGTCGACGCACCAGAAGACTGCGCGGCTTTTGAAGTGTTCCATGCCGTCTTGTACTGTTCCCAGCGGTCCGGGCCAGATTTCGGGACTCCGGCATAGGCATCTTTCGTCGGGACGGAATCCAGCGGAGTCGCAATCAGGAGTGCGGCACCTTCAGGCAATTCCAGCGGTTCCACAAACGTCAGGCGCTCACCGATACCTTCGGCAAAAGCAGTACCACCGCGAACGAGGAACGGCACATCGGCTCCAAGACGGGCACCGATGGATTCCAAAGTTTCAAACGGGAGGTTCAAGTTCCACAAGTTGTTGAGCAAGCGAAGCGTTGCCGCGGCATCTGCACTGCCACCACCAAGGCCCGCCCCCAGCGGCATAACCTTCGTGAGGTGGATGTCGGCACCAAGAGCGCAATTGGCATACTCCTTGAGCGCTTTCGCCGCCTTGAACACGAGATCCGATTCTAACGGATAGTTCTGCGGTTCGTTATAGGTCAGGTGTATTTCGCCATCTTCGCGAAGCGTCGCTTCGACAGTATCACCCGCATCAACCGTCTGGAAAACAGTCCCCAAATCGTGGTAACCATCTTCACGTTTGCGGATGACATCGAGAAATAAATTGATCTTTGCTGGAGCGTATTCTTTCATAGTCATTGGTCAATAGTCAATAGTTGGTAGAGCTTAGATAGATTGCCGCGCTTCGCTCGCAATGACGTGGGAGCCGAATACAGCGACAAGTTTACTTGTTCATTGTTGAGGCGAACCAGTCATGCGCTCTGCGCAATAACGTTTTTCTAAGTTCTAAGTTCTAAGCTCTAAGTTCTTCTTTATCCAAATCTCCCGGAGCGTTCGAGTTGCATAAGTTCGTCCATTCCGATAAGCATGGCTCGCGGTTTCGAATTGCCCTTGCTGGGGCCGCACACGCCAAGGCCATAAAGCTGGTCCACAATCTTCCCTGCTCGGCTGTAGCCCACACTAAAGTGGCGCTGTACCGCCGAAGTCGATAGACCGTTCACGCTAATCGCCCACTGCGCGACCTCGAACAAAAGCTTGTCCAACTTTTCGTTTTTCAGCGAACCGCCGCCTTCGTCGTCGCCATCTTCGCCGCCCGAGACATCGAACGATTCCACCTGCGGGTAGAACACGTTCTGGTCGGAGCAGGCATCGGCCAAGCGTTCGGCTTCTTCGTCGCTCAAGAACGCCCCATGCACGCGTACCGGATCAGGGTCGTTCACAGCCTTGTAAAGCATATCGCCACGCCCGAGAAGTTTTTCTGCACCGGCATGGTCCATGACAGTGCGGGCGTCAATCTGCGATGCCACCTTGAAGCTGATTCGAGTCGGCAAGTTCGCCTTGATGATACCCGTAATGACCTTCACGGACGGACGCTGTGTCGCCAGCACCAAGTGAATACCCACGGCACGAGCCTTAGCCGCCAAGCGGGCCACAGACTTTTCGATTTCCTTGCCAGCAACCATCATAAGGTCCGCCATTTCGTCGATAATCACGACGATAAACGCCATGCGATGGCCGCGATCTTCTTCAGGAACTTCATCCGGCAATTCACCCGCTTCGAACTTTGCATTAAAGCCGCCGATATTACGCACCTTTGCTGATGCCAAAACTTCGGTACGGCGGTCCATCTCGTAACAAAGCCACTGGAGCGCCTGGATTGCAATTTCAGGCTTTGTAATGACAGGCGCCAAGAGGTGCGGGATGTTTTCGTACATCTTGAGTTCCACGGCCTTCGGGTCCACAAGAATCATGCGGAGTTCATCCGGAGTCTTGCTGAAGAGCATGGATGCCATGAGGGCGTTAATGCAAACGGACTTACCAGAACCCGTCTGACCAGCAATAAGCAAGTGCGGAGCCTTTGCCAAATCCATCGTGAACGATTCGCCCGTAATATCCTTGCCAAGCGCCACGAGAATCTTGTCCGGAGCGGGCTTGAACTTTTCACTCAGGAACACATCGCGGCAGAACACGGTCTGGAACTTGCGATTCGGGATTTCCACGCCAACCGCAGCCTTGCCAGGAATCGGCGCCAAAATGCGGATTGATGAAACCTTGAGCGGGAGCGCCAAGTCTTCTTGCAACGCCGAGAAGCGGCTCACCTTCACGCCCGGACCCGGTTCTACTTCAAAACGAGTAATCATCGGACCCGTTTCGCAACCGATCACGCGGCCTTTCACCTTGAAGTTTTCCAGCTTTTCTTCGAGCATCTTTCCGATGGCATTCAGCTCTTCTTCGGTGTAATCCGCCGTCTGCACTTCGTGCGTGTCGAGAATCTTTGCAATTTCGGGAACTTGATATTTGTCATAAGAAGCCGCCGGAGCAGCAGGAATTTGAGCAGATTGAACAGCCTTCGCTGCCGGGCGCGCATTTCCGCCAACATTTCCACCAACATTCCCGCCAGCACTTCCGCGGCCACCTCGTCCACCCTGCGCACTTGGAATCGGTTCTTCGAATTCCGGTTCCTCGCCCACTTCATCCGCAGTCACAACTACAGGCGCAAAAGTTTCATCATCTTCAACAGCTGGGCTCCCCGGGAAATCTTCGATACGGGCACCATCGCCACCCAAAAGGTCTTCGGCATGGATTGCAGCACGAGTTTCAACAGAATCCGAAAGCGTCGCATCGCGCACCACCGTATTCACACTCGTTTGCGATTTCGCAGATGGCGGCACATCAACATGACCAACAACAGTCCGTTCTGCCGTGCGACGAGTAGCCTCGTTCGCAGCAGCCATCTTTGCTTTCGCAGCGGCGTCCCCCCCAGCCTGAGCACCTGCATTTGCAGCTGTCACCGCCTCCAAAGTTTCCGCATCGCCGTTACGGCGCACGTCACCTTTCACCTTCATCCGTCCGCCATGCCCCTTTTCCCAATCAATCATGTCGCGGGCACGGCGAAGCGCACTGATGCGTTCCTTGATTTCCAAAATCTGGAGCGCATTCATGTGGCGTTCATTCAAGCGCAATTCTTCTTCCAAACGGCGAATTTCAGGATCTTCGTAAACTCCATCGCCCAAAGTCTCCTCACCCGCAACAGGTTGTGCACTATGCGGATCTCCAGGCATCATTCCGTTCGCAACAGCAGCGGCATTTTCATTACCGCCCATAGCGGCAGCCCCAGCAACATTCCCCGGCAAAGCGTTCCCGGCATACTGCTTAAGTCCAAAAGCATCGTTCCCCACTTGCGTTTGCATATCCGAGCGGCTTACATCCAATTCATCCGTGAGCCAGTTATGGCGGCCGTTAAACGGCTCGACCTTCCCGCGCCTGCGCATTTTCACGGAATCGGGAACAAAAATCATCGTCTCGTCTTCCATCACGACACCGCGGCGAAGCGTCTTTTTCTCGGACTCTTTCTTATCGTTCTTCACCGCTGGGACTTCAACTGTTTCGACCTCAATCGGCGCCATCGAGCGGCGCTGTCCAAAAACGCCACTCACATATCGCATCGTCTGCGCCACAAACTTAAAATGCCTCGGACGCACACCGAACGAAAGCACAAGAATCAAAGCAAACGCCACCACAAGCAAGATTAGCGGAGCGACAAACGAAACACGCCCAAACACGGGAATCGCCAAATTCTGCAAAAAGAACTCGCCCAAAACGCCACCGCTCATCGAAAGCGCATCGTTCGAAACATTCTTTACGCCAAAATTCTTGAGCGACATAAGAAACGATACATTCACAACAAGCAAACTTACGCCCACCGCAAAGCGCAGCAACTTCGGTCGCAACGAAGCAACCGCAATGAAAAGTCCCCAAAGGATTAGCGATGCCGTAAAAACGACAACCGCCACACGTCCAAACAGGAACGTCATAAAACTTGGATATATAACGCCAAAATAATGGCCTAGCCAGTTTTCAGTTTCGCCAACAATCGAAATCGTGACGCATCCAAGCAACAGGATTACGCCCGCAAGCAAAACCATATAGCCCACCATCATCGTAATAAAGTACGAATCCGGCTCCTGAATTTCCTTTTTCGGTTCAACCTTGGGCTTTTTTGTTTTCTTAACAGTTTTTTTCTTTTGAACAGCCAAAAACACGCTCCTCTATTTACCTTCCAAATATAGTCTATTATCGACCTTAATTTTTGCGCAAAAAATGACACACTTAACTCAATTATTATTTTTTTTAGGCCATGGCACAAAAAAATTCAAAAGACATAATCACAAAACTGTTTACAGGGGTAACACTTTCGGCAATCGCCGTAATCCTCATTCTTGTCTTCGGAAATCCACAAAACAACTATACCGCAGAATCAGCAGAAAATATTTTCTATGACCAATTTTTTAAATGGACAACTGCAGTTCAGGATTCCATCATTGTAACGACAAAAAGCAAGGGCGACACAGTCTTAGCAATAAAAGATCTTGAAAATTACAGAAAAGAACAAGAGCAAAAAAATGATACCGTCATGGTAAAAGGACACATTGATAACAACGATTCAAACATTATTGTCGTTGATATCGATGAAAAATCGTTGCAGCAGCTTGGCAGCTACTACACCTGGGACAGGTCCGTTCATGCCCAAGTCATCAAGAATTTAAGCGAAGGTGGAGCCGCCGCTGTCGCATTCGATATTCTCTTCAAAGATGCCGACTTCGGAAAAAGAAGAGGAGATCAATGCAACCAAATTCTCACATCCCTAGATCCTGATACAAGTCATTTTGCCCTTTTTTCTCAAATCCATTCCTATTACAATTTCGACTCCATGCTCGTCGAAGCCACGCGCAATTCCGGCATTTGTATTGTCAGTTACTTAATGACCAACACTTCGTACTACAAGTACAAAAGCGACTGGTACCCGCTAAGCACATGGGACCGAGCAAAAAAAATCGGATTCTCTTCAACGTTCCAATTAAACCAAGCTGATAAACCGCAAGACATCGAATCACGCCAGCTACTCGATAATATTTTTCCAGAGCTAGCGAATGCTGGGGTCAGACTAGGAGCCGTAAACGCCTACCCCGACAACGATGGCATCGTTCGCCGTGTCAATATGTTGTACAAATTCCCGTTCGTACAAGACGACAAACTTGCCCCCCAGCGAATTTATTCCACGCTTTCGCTGATGACCATATTGCATTTATTTCACAAATCCCCGAAAGACGTCAAAATCAAAATGGGGCAATATATCGATATCGGCAAACCTTTCGGAATTTATCGAGACTCTGTGGGCGAATACCATACGACATATCCAAACTTTACGTACCCCATGTTCATCGGTTTGCGCGACAAGATGAAAGAAATTATGGCTAGCGGTGCAAAAAAAGCAAGCCTCATCGAAACATCTTCAAAAATCACAGCCAGACGAAACAACGAAGGGAATATCGTCTTCGATATTTTTGTTGAAGACGACCAAAATTTAAACGACACCCTGTCAAGACTTTTACGAAGAATGCCTATCAGCATTTTTGACAAATTGAAAGAAAGTGAATCTATCGATCTCGGTCACGGATTCACAATGGCAAAAAGCGAAGATGAAGAAGGCGTTTACATCATCAAAGACAAAGCAGAAAACGAAACCTACATTACCCCCAACGTCGTCAAGACTATTCATTTTTACGAGTCTAGCTATCACAAACTCAAAATCGGTGAGCACAAGCATTTATCTCACCACATGAATATCAGTTACAACAAAGCTAGGAACGAATGGTCTACATCCATCAGCTTTTTCACAAACAAAATTCTTCAAGAAATTTCTAAAGTCAACGATGAAAAAATCAGCAATCTAAAGATGGGCGAAGAACTTCGATTTGGCACTTACAAACGTATTCCTATTGACAATCATGGCAAATACCTCATCAAATTCACAGGTCGATTTAACCGAGTTCTGCCAGAAACTAGAGCGTTCAAGCATATTTCCTATTACGACATTTACAAAGATTCTACAAACATTGATCAATACGCCGGTAAAATATTCATTCTCGGATCTTCTGTTTCGGCACTTCTCGATATTGTGAACGGGCCCCACGAAGAAAATCTTCCGGCCATTCTCGTCCATGCCAATATCATCAAAAACATTCTCGAAGATGACTACATGACCATTCTAAAAGAACAATACCAGAATTATATAGTCATCTTGCTTGCCATTCTTTGCACGTTCATCGGGCTTTACTGCAGAAGTTTCGTATCGTTAATTAGCGCCATCAGCATCACTATTTTTTACATTCTGTTCGCTTACGTTTGTTTCAGGTACAACCTCTACATCGGCGTATCAAAACAAATATTAACAATCATTACCACAAACATGTTTGCAATGGTCGTACAGGCCGTCTTCGAAAACAAAGAAAAGCAATTTATCCGAAATACATTCCAGCAATTCTTATCCGAAGAAGTGATTGAAGAAATCATTCAAAGTGGTGAAATGCCACAGCTCGGTGGACAGGAATCCGTCATCACGGCATATTTCACGGACATCCAGGGATTTTCAACATTCTCTGAGCAAATTGGCAGCGCAGATCAGCTCGTTAAACTGCTAAACGAATATTTGACCGTCATGACCGATGTTCTTAAGATTAAGAACAAAGGAACTCTAGACAAATACGAAGGCGATGCCATTATCGCATTTTTCGGTGCGCCAAGACCATACGAAGACCACGCCAAACGTGCCTGCGATACCGCCCTCGATATGCAAAGCAACCTTTTGGAACTCCGCAAAAAATGGATTAGCGAAGGCAACAAATGGCCCAAAGTGGTGCACGAAATGCACATGCGAATCGGCATTAATACAGGTAACATAGTGACTGGATTCATGGGCACAACCACACGAAAAGACTATACCATGATGGGCGACGAAGTGAACCTCGCTGCACGTCTTGAAAGCATAGCCAAGCAATACGGAGCCTACATTCACGTGTGCAAGAATACAGTCGATCAACTGATAGAACAA is a window encoding:
- the pth gene encoding aminoacyl-tRNA hydrolase, giving the protein MYLIVGLGNPGTQYSNTHHNAGFMAVEKLADSSKDWKSEHKALTMKVNIAGEECLLVKPQTYMNLSGEAVQALMTWYKVKVDHLLVFSDDINLDVGRIRCRANGSHGGQNGLRNIIEHVGDKFPRIRFGVGKCPPKFDLSNWVLAKFPPEDRPKFDEAIAKVPALVECYFKLGIEKCMERYNGK
- a CDS encoding TlpA disulfide reductase family protein codes for the protein MIRVLLFVAFLAVSFSFAAPASLPEKSQKMKLPTAISDSLPWFAVREFSESLVPFTRTHLEKIAKKSDRTALVYFATWCLPCRAGIKRLVENVDELNKNKVSVVLVNIGERNEESIKKWIQKLNASVFTVVIDPFKRLTEGFGLVKENEEISLPRTIVLDSKMKPLFMLGEEGNDWPKVLWAK
- a CDS encoding 50S ribosomal protein L25 yields the protein MELTTLKATSRVLGANRENARLRKAGQIPAVYYGKGIEAKNIAVSEIDLRKVLAPGKRYTLLDLEIDGKAGNPAIVYSVQKDAITQKITHVDFIKIADDEFVKVRIPVKLSGLPVGVKTQGGIFSQEARYLMLAAKPACIPSVLELDISNFETNVTFYAKDFKLPEGVQLASVPRTVIFSISSKSKKKDAAAAPAAEAAAAAPAAN
- the ispE gene encoding 4-(cytidine 5'-diphospho)-2-C-methyl-D-erythritol kinase, which translates into the protein MTMKEYAPAKINLFLDVIRKREDGYHDLGTVFQTVDAGDTVEATLREDGEIHLTYNEPQNYPLESDLVFKAAKALKEYANCALGADIHLTKVMPLGAGLGGGSADAAATLRLLNNLWNLNLPFETLESIGARLGADVPFLVRGGTAFAEGIGERLTFVEPLELPEGAALLIATPLDSVPTKDAYAGVPKSGPDRWEQYKTAWNTSKAAQSSGASTSAPSESAAPLFLQSDSCFNAFEISVFPTHPLVAEMKQKFIELGADVALMSGSGASVFGIFKTKELAEKADAALKPISRYQTVTKFWHR
- a CDS encoding DNA translocase FtsK, with the protein product MAVQKKKTVKKTKKPKVEPKKEIQEPDSYFITMMVGYMVLLAGVILLLGCVTISIVGETENWLGHYFGVIYPSFMTFLFGRVAVVVFTASLILWGLFIAVASLRPKLLRFAVGVSLLVVNVSFLMSLKNFGVKNVSNDALSMSGGVLGEFFLQNLAIPVFGRVSFVAPLILLVVAFALILVLSFGVRPRHFKFVAQTMRYVSGVFGQRRSMAPIEVETVEVPAVKNDKKESEKKTLRRGVVMEDETMIFVPDSVKMRRRGKVEPFNGRHNWLTDELDVSRSDMQTQVGNDAFGLKQYAGNALPGNVAGAAAMGGNENAAAVANGMMPGDPHSAQPVAGEETLGDGVYEDPEIRRLEEELRLNERHMNALQILEIKERISALRRARDMIDWEKGHGGRMKVKGDVRRNGDAETLEAVTAANAGAQAGGDAAAKAKMAAANEATRRTAERTVVGHVDVPPSAKSQTSVNTVVRDATLSDSVETRAAIHAEDLLGGDGARIEDFPGSPAVEDDETFAPVVVTADEVGEEPEFEEPIPSAQGGRGGRGSAGGNVGGNVGGNARPAAKAVQSAQIPAAPAASYDKYQVPEIAKILDTHEVQTADYTEEELNAIGKMLEEKLENFKVKGRVIGCETGPMITRFEVEPGPGVKVSRFSALQEDLALPLKVSSIRILAPIPGKAAVGVEIPNRKFQTVFCRDVFLSEKFKPAPDKILVALGKDITGESFTMDLAKAPHLLIAGQTGSGKSVCINALMASMLFSKTPDELRMILVDPKAVELKMYENIPHLLAPVITKPEIAIQALQWLCYEMDRRTEVLASAKVRNIGGFNAKFEAGELPDEVPEEDRGHRMAFIVVIIDEMADLMMVAGKEIEKSVARLAAKARAVGIHLVLATQRPSVKVITGIIKANLPTRISFKVASQIDARTVMDHAGAEKLLGRGDMLYKAVNDPDPVRVHGAFLSDEEAERLADACSDQNVFYPQVESFDVSGGEDGDDEGGGSLKNEKLDKLLFEVAQWAISVNGLSTSAVQRHFSVGYSRAGKIVDQLYGLGVCGPSKGNSKPRAMLIGMDELMQLERSGRFG
- a CDS encoding CHASE2 domain-containing protein, which codes for MAQKNSKDIITKLFTGVTLSAIAVILILVFGNPQNNYTAESAENIFYDQFFKWTTAVQDSIIVTTKSKGDTVLAIKDLENYRKEQEQKNDTVMVKGHIDNNDSNIIVVDIDEKSLQQLGSYYTWDRSVHAQVIKNLSEGGAAAVAFDILFKDADFGKRRGDQCNQILTSLDPDTSHFALFSQIHSYYNFDSMLVEATRNSGICIVSYLMTNTSYYKYKSDWYPLSTWDRAKKIGFSSTFQLNQADKPQDIESRQLLDNIFPELANAGVRLGAVNAYPDNDGIVRRVNMLYKFPFVQDDKLAPQRIYSTLSLMTILHLFHKSPKDVKIKMGQYIDIGKPFGIYRDSVGEYHTTYPNFTYPMFIGLRDKMKEIMASGAKKASLIETSSKITARRNNEGNIVFDIFVEDDQNLNDTLSRLLRRMPISIFDKLKESESIDLGHGFTMAKSEDEEGVYIIKDKAENETYITPNVVKTIHFYESSYHKLKIGEHKHLSHHMNISYNKARNEWSTSISFFTNKILQEISKVNDEKISNLKMGEELRFGTYKRIPIDNHGKYLIKFTGRFNRVLPETRAFKHISYYDIYKDSTNIDQYAGKIFILGSSVSALLDIVNGPHEENLPAILVHANIIKNILEDDYMTILKEQYQNYIVILLAILCTFIGLYCRSFVSLISAISITIFYILFAYVCFRYNLYIGVSKQILTIITTNMFAMVVQAVFENKEKQFIRNTFQQFLSEEVIEEIIQSGEMPQLGGQESVITAYFTDIQGFSTFSEQIGSADQLVKLLNEYLTVMTDVLKIKNKGTLDKYEGDAIIAFFGAPRPYEDHAKRACDTALDMQSNLLELRKKWISEGNKWPKVVHEMHMRIGINTGNIVTGFMGTTTRKDYTMMGDEVNLAARLESIAKQYGAYIHVCKNTVDQLIEQKIDGLYIFRSLDIIRVVGKDEPVETFELLAYASDDNAMVLEKLVSIWKPAREAYLAMEWDKAIELFTQCLDFEPHLPERDPGSKTCPSQVFIKRCIAYKENPPAKAGEKWDGIFTATEK